CGCGAGCGCTTCGATACGCTACGCCAGTATAAAGGCGTAAGCGGGTTTCCCAGACGAGAAGAAAGCATCTACGACGTATTCAATACCGGCCATGCGGGAACCTCAATCTCCGCCGCTTTCGGTCTGGCAAAGGCTCGTGATATGAGGGGCGAGGATTTCAAGGTGGTTGCTGTAGTCGGTGACGGCGCCATAATCTCCGGCATGGCCCTGGAGGCGCTCAATCATCTGGGAGATTCTCAGACGAATCTTTTGGTTGTTCTTAACGATAACGCGATGTCCATCGCCCGCAACCCTGGTGCGCTCTCCACATATCTTAACCGTTTAATAACAACCAAGTTATACCAGAGTCTTCGCGCAAGGGTGTGGAACTTTCTTGGGCGTTCCTTCCGCACCCGAGGTGACTACTTTCGCGGCTGGGCAAGGCGTTTGGAGAGTGCGTTTAAAGGCGTTCTTACTCCTGGAGCACTCTTTGAAGACCTGGGGTTCCACTATTTTGGGCCTATCGACGGCCATAATCTCAAAGAGTTGATTCGCTACTTCGAACGCATGAAGGAGATTCCCGGGCCGGTGTTGCTCCATGTAGGGACAGAGAAAGGGCATGGATTCAAGGGAGCGACCGATAATCCGGAAGTCTTCCACGGAGTAGGACCTTTCGATCCCAAATCATGCCTCGTTGCTCAAAGCAAAGCTCAGAGTTACTCCAACTTCTTTGGTTGTATCCTTACCGAGTTTGCGAAAGACGATCCACGAATAGTTGCCATCACCGCTGGAATGGCCCTCGGAACCGGTCTTACTGAGTTTCGCGAGCAGTTTCCGGACCGCTTCTTCGACTTCGGGATAAATGAGGAGCACTGTGCCACCTTTGCAGCTGGCCTAACCCTACGCGGTATGAAACCGGTTTATGCTGTCTACTCGACTTTTCTTCAACGGGCCTTTGATCAGATCATACACGACGTTGCCCTTCAGAACCTTCCGGTTGTGTTTGCCATAGATCGAAGCGGTGTGGTTGGGGCGGACGGTCCAACTCACCATGGGGTATTTGATCTCTCCTACCTGCGTATGATCCCCAACATGATCGTTGCCGCCCCGAAGGATGAGGCCGAACTGCGGGACCTTCTCTATACCGCCCTTGGCTACGAGGAAGGCCCCTTCGCCATCCGCTATCCCCGCTCGAATGTCGTAGGGGTAGGGGTGCCGTCACAGCCAAGAGAGGTCCCGATAGGCTCTTGGGAGAAACTTGTAGAGGGTAAGAAGGTCGCGATACTTGCGACGGGTACAGGGGTGCAAATGGCTGCCAAGACTCTAAAACTTCTTGGCAAGAGATGCCCTACACTCGTGAACGCAAGATTCATAAAGCCTTTGGACGAGAAGTTACTCGAAGAGATCGTCAAAAGGCACAGCGCGATTGTGACCGTGGAGGAGAACGCCCTTGCAGGAGGTTTTGGCTCGGCTGTTCTCGAGTGGTTACATGATCACAAGGCTGGTATCCCTGTAGAGCGCATCGGGTTGCCGGATCGCTTCATAGAGCACGGGTCGCAAGAAAGGCTATTAGCAGAATGCGGAGTGAGCGTTGAGGGGATCGCTCGCACGGTGCGCAGGGTGTGGCAGGCAAGATGAGTCTAATTTTGGCGTTCCTCATCATCGTGCAGACCGACGAGATCCGCGAGTCCGGTTATGGGCTGGAGATTCGTCCGGTGGTCGATTATGAGGCGGGACTGGTTTACTACGAGGAGTGGGTGGACTCGGTGTATCTGGGGGTGGAGGCTGTCCAGACGCTTGATGAGTATCTTGCATCTATGGAGCGAGGTCTCTCGTTTGAGAAGTTTAAGAAGCGTCTGCGCGAGCTGGCAGCTGAGAGCGAAACCAGGGGGGTTGAGGGGATTATACCGGACATAAAGATCCAGATAGGGAAGGAACGAACCGACGTTCAGGTAAGCGGCCAGGACAGGATTACCATGGGTTCATCGGCCTCCTTCTACAAGGAGCGATATCTTTTTGAAGAGGAGGAGAAACCCAACTTCCTATCCGGAATCAAGTTGGAGCAGGAGCTTGACGTTTCCGTAAAAGGGGTGATTGCACGAAAGACCGAGGTGGTGATAGATCATACCTCAGGAGGAAGCGAGCTTACCGATAAGAACAAGGTGCGCATCGCCTATACCGGTGACGAGGACGAGATCGTAAAAAGGATAGAGGCGGGTGATGTTGCCCTGAACCTGCCCTCGCACCAGTCCCTTCCGGCTCACCAGGGGCTTTTCGGTATCAACACCCAGGCGAAACTCGGCCCGG
The DNA window shown above is from candidate division TA06 bacterium B3_TA06 and carries:
- the dxs gene encoding 1-deoxy-D-xylulose-5-phosphate synthase; its protein translation is MSILGRIDSPAEIKDLKLAELKQLAHEVRQRILEVTSRRGGHVAPNLGTVELTIAMHYVLDAPEDRIIWDVGHQCYTHKLLTGRRERFDTLRQYKGVSGFPRREESIYDVFNTGHAGTSISAAFGLAKARDMRGEDFKVVAVVGDGAIISGMALEALNHLGDSQTNLLVVLNDNAMSIARNPGALSTYLNRLITTKLYQSLRARVWNFLGRSFRTRGDYFRGWARRLESAFKGVLTPGALFEDLGFHYFGPIDGHNLKELIRYFERMKEIPGPVLLHVGTEKGHGFKGATDNPEVFHGVGPFDPKSCLVAQSKAQSYSNFFGCILTEFAKDDPRIVAITAGMALGTGLTEFREQFPDRFFDFGINEEHCATFAAGLTLRGMKPVYAVYSTFLQRAFDQIIHDVALQNLPVVFAIDRSGVVGADGPTHHGVFDLSYLRMIPNMIVAAPKDEAELRDLLYTALGYEEGPFAIRYPRSNVVGVGVPSQPREVPIGSWEKLVEGKKVAILATGTGVQMAAKTLKLLGKRCPTLVNARFIKPLDEKLLEEIVKRHSAIVTVEENALAGGFGSAVLEWLHDHKAGIPVERIGLPDRFIEHGSQERLLAECGVSVEGIARTVRRVWQAR